A portion of the Desulfovibrio oxyclinae DSM 11498 genome contains these proteins:
- a CDS encoding TIGR00730 family Rossman fold protein, translated as MKRICVFLGSNPGHDSRYTEAAVELGTELAKREIGVVYGGSGVGLMGTLADAALAAGGSVIGVIPELLVKKEVAHHGLTEQYVVPSMHARKAKMAELSDGFIAMPGGIGTLEEFFEVLTWNQLGYHSKPCGLLDVKGYYSELAGFLDKVVEEGFLVSEHRGMVLTDASPGGLLDKFDGYVPPQVDKWIEKKKGL; from the coding sequence ATGAAAAGAATATGCGTTTTTCTCGGCTCCAACCCCGGCCATGATTCACGATACACCGAAGCCGCAGTCGAGCTCGGCACCGAGCTGGCGAAACGAGAAATCGGCGTGGTTTACGGCGGCTCCGGAGTCGGGCTTATGGGCACCCTTGCCGACGCCGCGCTGGCGGCGGGCGGCAGTGTCATCGGTGTCATCCCCGAGCTGCTGGTGAAGAAGGAAGTGGCGCACCACGGCCTCACCGAACAATACGTGGTGCCCTCCATGCACGCCCGCAAGGCCAAGATGGCTGAGCTTTCCGACGGCTTCATCGCCATGCCCGGCGGCATCGGCACGCTTGAGGAATTCTTCGAGGTGCTGACCTGGAACCAACTCGGCTACCACAGCAAACCCTGCGGCCTGTTGGACGTCAAAGGATACTACTCCGAACTGGCGGGCTTTCTGGACAAAGTGGTGGAAGAAGGATTCCTCGTCTCCGAACACCGCGGCATGGTGCTCACCGACGCCTCACCCGGCGGCCTGCTCGACAAGTTCGATGGCTACGTGCCGCCTCAGGTGGACAAGTGGATCGAGAAGAAGAAGGGGCTGTAG
- a CDS encoding threonine aldolase family protein: MKSFASDNNSGAHPAVLHALTAADAGSAKAYGEDETTRRAEQLFREHFGPQARTFFVTTGTAANVTGLRSVCETWQSVICSEHAHITTDECGAPEAVGGFKSVTLPSNDGRISPDQAVPQLAAHGFVHRNQPRVISLTQCTELGTLYRADEIRAWCDFAHKNDMLVHIDGARIANACAALGCSFREMTTDLGVDLLSFGGTKNGLVMGEAVVLLNPDIGPGMPFFRKQFMQLVSKMRFVSAQFLPYLEDGIWLENARHANAMAKRLAKKAAAVEGVEILGEVETNAVFAKVPEHAINQLLDEYYFYIWDETERSLRWMLSWNTTEAEVDQFAASIKAAVQSKG, translated from the coding sequence ATGAAATCCTTTGCCAGCGACAACAACTCCGGGGCGCACCCTGCCGTACTGCATGCCCTGACCGCCGCCGACGCAGGCTCTGCCAAGGCCTACGGCGAAGACGAAACCACCCGCAGGGCCGAGCAACTCTTCCGCGAGCACTTCGGCCCGCAGGCCCGGACCTTTTTTGTGACCACCGGTACGGCGGCCAACGTCACCGGCCTTCGCTCGGTCTGCGAAACGTGGCAGTCCGTCATTTGCTCCGAGCACGCGCATATCACGACGGATGAATGCGGTGCACCGGAAGCCGTGGGCGGCTTCAAGTCCGTGACTTTGCCGAGCAATGACGGGCGGATCAGCCCGGATCAGGCCGTGCCGCAGCTGGCGGCGCATGGCTTCGTGCATCGCAACCAGCCCCGGGTGATATCCCTTACCCAGTGCACCGAGCTGGGCACGCTCTACAGGGCCGATGAAATTCGCGCATGGTGCGATTTCGCGCACAAAAACGACATGCTCGTGCACATCGACGGTGCCCGCATCGCCAACGCCTGCGCCGCGCTCGGCTGCTCATTCCGCGAGATGACCACCGACCTCGGTGTGGACCTGCTCTCCTTTGGGGGCACCAAGAACGGTCTGGTCATGGGCGAGGCCGTGGTACTGCTGAACCCGGACATCGGCCCCGGCATGCCGTTTTTCCGCAAGCAGTTCATGCAGCTCGTCAGCAAGATGCGTTTCGTGTCGGCGCAGTTCCTCCCGTACCTCGAAGACGGCATCTGGCTGGAGAACGCCCGGCACGCCAACGCCATGGCGAAGCGTCTGGCAAAAAAGGCCGCAGCTGTTGAGGGCGTGGAGATTCTCGGCGAAGTGGAGACCAACGCGGTCTTTGCAAAGGTACCCGAGCACGCGATCAACCAGTTGCTCGACGAATATTATTTCTACATCTGGGACGAGACCGAGCGCAGCCTGCGCTGGATGCTCTCTTGGAACACCACCGAGGCCGAGGTGGACCAGTTCGCCGCCTCGATCAAAGCCGCGGTGCAAAGCAAAGGATAA
- a CDS encoding SGNH/GDSL hydrolase family protein gives MIFLFFGDSLTLGYGDGGGLGLAGRLALHGPAKRTEDTWYNMGVRANTSRHLLYRWRGEAGRRVSDEAPVRIALCAGTADAAQGIPPNESTGHLDTLLTDMASMAEVLLIGPPPVLRNDLREHLDALERQFPPVAARHGATFVSSTALLNSDDAFRQSLQRGDGVHPDAEGYARWAEHLATQPETRRFLKLAGDDQQ, from the coding sequence GTGATCTTTCTGTTTTTCGGAGACTCCCTCACCCTCGGCTACGGCGACGGCGGGGGACTCGGTCTTGCGGGGCGTCTGGCTCTACACGGTCCGGCAAAACGGACCGAGGACACATGGTACAATATGGGCGTTCGCGCCAACACCTCGCGCCATCTGCTCTACCGCTGGCGCGGTGAAGCCGGACGAAGGGTCTCGGACGAGGCGCCGGTCCGGATAGCCCTTTGCGCCGGAACTGCCGACGCGGCACAAGGCATCCCGCCCAACGAAAGCACTGGACACCTGGATACCCTACTTACGGATATGGCTTCCATGGCTGAGGTGCTGCTCATCGGCCCGCCGCCCGTTCTGCGCAATGACCTGCGAGAGCATCTCGACGCACTCGAACGCCAGTTCCCGCCCGTAGCCGCCAGACATGGGGCAACCTTTGTATCAAGCACCGCCCTGCTCAACTCGGACGACGCCTTTCGCCAGTCGTTGCAACGCGGCGACGGCGTTCACCCCGACGCCGAAGGCTATGCCCGCTGGGCGGAGCATCTGGCGACCCAGCCCGAAACCCGACGCTTTCTGAAACTCGCAGGAGACGACCAGCAATGA
- a CDS encoding pyridoxamine 5'-phosphate oxidase family protein translates to MKQDTTTDKRAVYDVLDRADVLWLAICDDQGPYSVPVNFAREEDLLVLHSSLRGRKADALRSGTVVGFSAAVDIEARMEGELACKLGYSFRSVSGTAAPGELSGDAHRNALRAITIKYSGRDLPLDDRAVRATAVFGLRIRSASARTKE, encoded by the coding sequence ATGAAGCAGGATACTACGACCGACAAACGCGCCGTTTACGACGTGCTCGACAGGGCAGACGTACTCTGGCTTGCCATATGCGACGACCAGGGCCCATACAGCGTACCCGTGAACTTTGCGCGTGAGGAAGACTTGCTGGTGCTGCATTCCAGTCTGCGGGGACGCAAGGCCGACGCCCTGCGCTCCGGAACCGTGGTGGGCTTCAGCGCCGCTGTGGACATCGAGGCGCGCATGGAAGGCGAACTGGCCTGCAAGCTGGGCTACAGCTTCCGAAGCGTGTCCGGAACCGCCGCTCCCGGCGAGCTGTCCGGCGATGCTCACCGTAACGCGCTGCGGGCCATTACCATCAAATACTCCGGACGGGACCTCCCGCTCGACGACCGTGCAGTGCGGGCCACCGCTGTGTTCGGTCTGAGAATTCGGTCCGCATCCGCACGCACCAAGGAATAA
- a CDS encoding TIGR04283 family arsenosugar biosynthesis glycosyltransferase, which yields MLRNTTAGLTSVIIPALCEASAINAVVTNVREAAGGLPVEIIVADGDPDGSTLAAIADPEVVGIVSSPGRGAQMNAGAAAASGDVLLFLHADTRLPGNGLRHVRKAMHEHEAGAFRVCYDTRSRWVRFLGEMSNLRARMERIPYGDQTHFFRAETFHSLGGYPEIPIMEDVEMFQKLAASGVRPVLLRERVTTSARRYEAEGPFVRPFRNIGLRLRHRFGADPRSLAGSYRPQCHLERK from the coding sequence ATGCTCCGGAACACAACCGCCGGGTTGACCTCGGTCATCATTCCCGCACTTTGCGAGGCCTCCGCCATCAATGCGGTAGTGACCAACGTGCGCGAAGCGGCGGGGGGGCTGCCGGTGGAGATCATAGTTGCCGACGGCGATCCCGACGGCTCGACCCTCGCAGCAATTGCCGACCCCGAGGTGGTCGGCATTGTTTCCAGTCCCGGAAGGGGGGCACAGATGAACGCGGGCGCCGCGGCTGCGTCGGGTGATGTCCTGCTCTTTCTGCACGCGGACACGCGGTTGCCGGGAAACGGACTGCGGCATGTTCGCAAGGCAATGCATGAGCATGAAGCCGGGGCGTTTAGGGTGTGCTACGACACCCGCTCGCGCTGGGTTCGGTTTCTCGGCGAGATGAGCAACCTGCGGGCCCGCATGGAGCGCATTCCTTACGGCGACCAGACGCATTTTTTCCGCGCCGAGACCTTTCATTCCCTCGGCGGGTATCCCGAAATCCCCATCATGGAAGACGTGGAGATGTTCCAGAAGCTCGCTGCTTCGGGCGTCCGGCCCGTGTTGTTGCGTGAGCGGGTAACCACCTCTGCGCGTCGGTACGAAGCCGAAGGGCCTTTTGTCCGCCCATTCCGCAATATAGGGCTTCGACTCAGGCATCGGTTCGGTGCCGACCCGCGTTCACTGGCCGGGAGCTACCGGCCGCAATGTCATTTGGAGCGAAAATGA
- a CDS encoding TIGR04282 family arsenosugar biosynthesis glycosyltransferase — translation MNGCVLFFVRNPVPGKVKTRLAADTSDRTACDLYRLMASSVLQRLEEDGVETAVCYTPEDARPQVVDWLGPGRAYISQKGPDLGRRMENAFREIFFMGYRKAVLVGSDIPGITSEDCLSALEALSPKRAVLGPAGDGGYYMIGFHRDGFVPQAFSGMKWGGHNVFGSTYETIQRGGLSVSLKPRHMDVDTLNDLREFIKSADSAAWKGTPFMERARTITGS, via the coding sequence ATGAACGGTTGCGTGCTTTTCTTCGTCAGAAACCCCGTGCCCGGCAAGGTCAAGACGCGGCTCGCCGCCGATACTTCGGATCGCACGGCCTGCGACCTGTATCGCCTGATGGCGTCATCGGTGCTTCAGCGTCTGGAGGAAGACGGCGTGGAAACGGCAGTCTGCTATACACCCGAGGACGCCCGTCCGCAGGTGGTGGACTGGCTCGGTCCCGGGCGCGCCTACATCTCGCAGAAAGGTCCGGACCTGGGTCGGCGCATGGAGAACGCTTTTCGCGAGATATTTTTCATGGGCTATCGCAAGGCGGTACTCGTGGGCAGCGATATTCCCGGTATCACCAGCGAGGACTGTCTGAGCGCTCTTGAAGCTCTGTCGCCCAAGCGGGCGGTGTTGGGGCCGGCAGGAGATGGCGGATACTACATGATAGGTTTTCACCGGGACGGCTTCGTGCCGCAGGCCTTCAGCGGCATGAAGTGGGGCGGACACAACGTGTTTGGCTCGACCTACGAAACCATTCAGCGAGGCGGTCTGTCCGTCTCACTCAAGCCCCGGCACATGGATGTGGATACCCTCAACGACCTGCGCGAATTCATCAAGAGTGCGGATTCGGCCGCGTGGAAGGGCACGCCGTTCATGGAACGGGCAAGGACCATCACCGGCAGTTAG
- the mnmE gene encoding tRNA uridine-5-carboxymethylaminomethyl(34) synthesis GTPase MnmE has translation MLDPGRRKDTIAAVATPSGTGGVGIVRISGSKSRETAMSMFRPAAESFDRPKPYRLHYGHFLDADGNVIDEGLLAYMPGPKSFTGEDVVELNCHGGRAVTASVLESALSRGARLAERGEFTYRAFLNGRMDLTQAEAVAELIHAPSKAALHLARTRLSGALGSRIDTLRNRLEHLRKELCVAVDFPEEDVECLPPERISAVSREVREDVEALIASFERTKAWREGALVVLAGLVNAGKSSLMNALLGHDRAIVTDTPGTTRDYLEESVTLGGMTVRLADTAGIRDSEDNVERAGIERSRELMEQADLILYVVDASETITDEDVDAAVALDPSKTIAVFNKYDLPEAQPPAWKVFKRFMIDIVKVSVKSGRNMDTLADKIVERLGSGESQPDPDETVPNARQAETLRRAAQELAALETDATAGLPHDLLGVRLEAACDAMASITGRIAPDEVLNAVFDSFCIGK, from the coding sequence ATGCTCGACCCCGGTCGCAGAAAAGACACCATTGCCGCAGTAGCCACTCCTTCCGGCACCGGCGGCGTAGGCATCGTGCGCATCAGCGGCAGCAAGAGCCGCGAAACCGCCATGTCCATGTTCCGCCCCGCAGCGGAGTCCTTCGACAGACCCAAACCCTACCGCCTGCACTACGGACATTTCCTCGATGCCGACGGCAACGTCATTGATGAAGGTCTGCTGGCCTACATGCCCGGTCCCAAATCCTTTACAGGCGAGGATGTGGTGGAGTTGAACTGCCACGGCGGACGCGCCGTGACCGCCTCGGTGCTTGAGTCCGCCCTTTCCCGCGGTGCCCGACTGGCCGAGCGTGGCGAGTTCACCTACCGGGCTTTCCTGAACGGACGCATGGACCTGACGCAGGCCGAAGCCGTGGCTGAATTGATTCACGCACCGTCCAAGGCGGCGCTTCATCTGGCCCGCACCCGGCTTTCAGGGGCGCTCGGCAGCCGCATCGACACCCTCAGGAACCGGCTGGAGCACCTCAGAAAAGAGCTGTGCGTGGCCGTGGATTTTCCCGAGGAAGATGTCGAGTGCCTGCCCCCCGAACGCATTTCTGCAGTGTCCCGAGAAGTTCGCGAGGACGTTGAGGCGTTGATCGCCTCCTTTGAACGCACCAAAGCGTGGCGCGAAGGCGCGCTCGTCGTGCTCGCGGGACTGGTCAATGCTGGCAAGTCGAGCCTCATGAACGCACTGCTTGGCCACGACCGGGCCATTGTCACCGACACCCCCGGCACCACACGCGACTATCTCGAGGAATCCGTGACGCTGGGCGGCATGACCGTGCGTCTGGCCGACACCGCAGGCATCCGGGATTCCGAGGACAACGTGGAGCGCGCTGGCATCGAGCGCAGCCGCGAACTGATGGAGCAGGCCGACCTTATTCTCTATGTGGTGGACGCGTCCGAGACCATCACCGACGAGGACGTGGACGCCGCCGTCGCCCTTGACCCGTCTAAGACCATCGCGGTCTTCAACAAATACGACCTGCCCGAGGCCCAGCCACCGGCATGGAAGGTTTTCAAACGGTTCATGATCGACATCGTCAAGGTGTCGGTGAAGAGTGGGCGAAATATGGACACGCTGGCTGACAAGATAGTCGAGCGCCTCGGCTCCGGCGAATCCCAGCCCGATCCGGACGAAACCGTCCCCAACGCGCGCCAGGCGGAAACATTGCGCCGGGCCGCGCAGGAACTCGCCGCACTGGAGACCGACGCAACGGCGGGCCTTCCGCACGACCTGCTCGGCGTCCGACTCGAAGCCGCCTGCGACGCCATGGCCTCCATTACGGGACGCATTGCCCCGGACGAAGTGCTCAACGCCGTTTTCGACTCATTCTGCATCGGAAAATAG
- a CDS encoding protein jag: MSEFKEFQGKNLDEAIKTACSHFDLDREKLEIEIIKGGSTGVFGIVGVRKATIKARPRKAFKADSLMDESQKKSEPKSGQKKPKREPKPKKADKAPKDDKAPKETKGKDKPAKESKKDAPAPKKERRAAPKPQPNPELKAASEAGEAESAPEQEIPDRPEPGNEAVVEPKAPVDDVAEFQQEGDAPEPGNETVSSLENLDKAEVEKAVREILGRMLEPIVGEAKLDVTFDPDRVKVFIDDEENSGLIIGREGQTLSSLQYLTNRLVSRRMEASVRIQIDTGDYRERQDDKLRQLAFHLAEKAGNHGRTQSTKPLSSYHRRVVHLALQEDDTVFTRSKGDGPLKRVLIIPKRRGGGRRNNGRR; encoded by the coding sequence ATGAGCGAATTCAAGGAATTCCAGGGCAAAAACCTGGACGAAGCGATCAAGACGGCATGCAGTCACTTTGACCTGGACCGCGAGAAACTCGAAATCGAGATCATCAAGGGCGGCTCCACCGGCGTCTTCGGTATCGTCGGCGTGCGCAAGGCCACCATCAAGGCCCGTCCGCGCAAGGCGTTCAAGGCCGATTCCCTGATGGATGAATCGCAGAAGAAGAGCGAACCCAAGTCCGGTCAGAAGAAACCCAAGCGCGAGCCCAAGCCGAAAAAGGCTGACAAGGCTCCGAAAGATGACAAGGCCCCCAAGGAGACCAAGGGCAAGGACAAGCCTGCCAAGGAATCCAAAAAGGACGCCCCTGCTCCGAAGAAGGAGCGCAGGGCCGCCCCCAAGCCGCAGCCGAACCCCGAACTCAAGGCCGCATCGGAAGCGGGCGAAGCCGAGTCCGCCCCCGAGCAGGAAATCCCGGACCGCCCCGAACCCGGCAACGAAGCTGTTGTCGAACCGAAGGCACCCGTCGATGACGTCGCCGAGTTCCAGCAGGAGGGCGACGCTCCCGAGCCCGGCAACGAAACCGTCAGCTCCCTGGAGAATCTGGACAAGGCTGAAGTCGAAAAGGCCGTGCGCGAAATACTGGGTCGCATGCTCGAACCCATCGTTGGCGAAGCCAAGCTGGACGTCACGTTCGATCCCGACCGCGTCAAGGTCTTCATCGACGACGAGGAAAACAGCGGGCTGATCATCGGTCGCGAGGGTCAGACGCTCTCCTCGCTCCAGTACCTGACGAACCGCCTCGTCTCCCGCCGCATGGAAGCCTCGGTGCGCATTCAGATCGACACCGGGGACTATCGCGAACGACAGGATGACAAACTCCGCCAGTTGGCATTCCACCTGGCTGAAAAGGCCGGCAACCACGGCCGCACCCAGAGCACCAAGCCTCTGAGTTCCTACCACAGGCGCGTGGTGCACCTCGCCCTGCAGGAAGACGACACTGTCTTCACTCGTTCCAAGGGAGACGGCCCGCTCAAGCGGGTGCTGATCATCCCCAAACGCCGCGGAGGCGGCCGCAGGAACAACGGCAGACGATAA
- the yidC gene encoding membrane protein insertase YidC: MDNKRFILALALSFAVFVGWQMLFPQPAPKSNAPVQEQAVQQAQGEAPAPINPLAGENGEQGTPSPQDFVPTAGKDIHVETPLFRATFNTSGGVLERFVLRNYHEGIEAGSKQVDLIGAKSVSKGPLGVIIRRRGSENHTWLNGKWAYEGAEQISIGEGEKHVLVFKGRAAGFELERRLTIHSDSYLITEALTMVNLEERGTEAGVAFTAAAKSMTAEDNQYNPTRIAWLVNDGRSEEDDRETLQEEGVSAAGGLKWGAIESNYFIMSIVPNNPDASLFASVQNGIFRMAVDQSDTFQPGMSKTLETSYYLGPADRGLLASMPNDLDQAVNFGWFDPLAKPMLMALVFFNQYVNNYGMAIIILTIIIKVIFWPLSQKSYKSMDKMKQLQPMIQKLREKYGDDKQRLNQETMALYKTYKVNPASGCLPMLVQIPVFFGLYKALLGAIELRHAPFIEYLPGTDIVWLADLSAKDPLYITPIIMGATMFLQQKMTPSTGDPTQQKIMMFMPLVFTFLFLQFPAGLVVYWLMNNVLSIGQQWLITSKSSKKKAA; the protein is encoded by the coding sequence ATGGACAACAAAAGATTCATACTTGCTCTGGCACTTTCTTTCGCCGTATTCGTCGGCTGGCAAATGCTTTTCCCCCAGCCCGCGCCCAAGAGCAACGCTCCCGTGCAGGAACAGGCCGTACAACAGGCCCAAGGCGAAGCCCCGGCACCCATCAACCCGCTGGCCGGAGAAAACGGTGAGCAGGGAACGCCCTCCCCGCAGGATTTCGTGCCCACCGCAGGCAAGGACATCCACGTCGAGACCCCGCTGTTTCGGGCCACCTTCAATACCTCCGGCGGTGTGCTGGAACGCTTTGTCCTTCGCAACTACCATGAGGGTATCGAAGCCGGCTCCAAGCAGGTGGACCTGATCGGCGCGAAGTCCGTGTCCAAGGGCCCGCTTGGCGTCATCATCCGCAGGCGCGGTTCCGAGAATCATACCTGGCTCAACGGCAAATGGGCGTATGAAGGTGCCGAACAGATTTCCATTGGCGAGGGCGAAAAACACGTTCTGGTCTTCAAGGGTCGCGCAGCCGGTTTTGAACTGGAACGCCGCCTGACCATCCACTCCGACAGCTACCTCATCACCGAGGCACTGACCATGGTGAACCTTGAGGAGCGCGGTACCGAGGCCGGCGTGGCATTCACCGCCGCAGCCAAGTCCATGACCGCCGAGGACAACCAGTACAACCCCACACGCATCGCGTGGCTCGTCAATGACGGCCGCAGCGAAGAGGACGACCGAGAGACGCTTCAGGAAGAAGGCGTCTCCGCAGCCGGCGGCCTGAAGTGGGGCGCCATCGAGTCCAACTACTTCATCATGTCCATCGTCCCGAACAATCCGGATGCATCCCTGTTCGCCAGCGTGCAGAACGGCATCTTCCGCATGGCGGTGGACCAGTCCGACACCTTCCAGCCGGGCATGAGCAAAACGCTTGAAACGTCCTATTATCTGGGACCGGCAGACCGCGGCCTGCTGGCCAGCATGCCGAACGATCTGGACCAGGCCGTCAACTTCGGCTGGTTCGACCCGCTCGCCAAGCCCATGCTTATGGCGCTGGTCTTCTTCAACCAGTATGTCAACAACTACGGCATGGCCATCATCATCCTGACCATCATCATCAAGGTGATCTTCTGGCCCCTTTCCCAGAAGAGCTACAAGAGCATGGACAAGATGAAGCAGTTGCAGCCGATGATCCAGAAGCTGCGCGAAAAATACGGCGACGACAAACAGCGCCTCAATCAGGAGACCATGGCCCTGTACAAAACGTACAAGGTCAATCCTGCCAGCGGGTGTCTGCCCATGCTGGTTCAGATTCCCGTCTTCTTCGGTCTCTACAAGGCGCTGCTTGGAGCAATCGAGCTGAGACACGCTCCGTTCATCGAGTACCTGCCCGGAACCGACATTGTGTGGCTTGCAGACCTGTCCGCCAAGGACCCGCTCTACATCACCCCCATCATCATGGGTGCCACCATGTTCCTCCAGCAGAAGATGACCCCTTCGACGGGCGATCCGACCCAGCAGAAGATCATGATGTTCATGCCGCTGGTGTTCACGTTCCTCTTCCTGCAGTTCCCCGCCGGACTGGTCGTCTACTGGCTGATGAACAACGTGCTCTCCATCGGGCAGCAGTGGCTCATCACGTCGAAAAGCAGCAAGAAGAAAGCGGCCTAG
- the yidD gene encoding membrane protein insertion efficiency factor YidD, which translates to MRYIFLALIRFYQICISPLLPGSCRFLPSCSEYAREAFIVHGAFKGLLLTSWRLLRCQPLCKGGYDPVPAQWPVLNHKARQ; encoded by the coding sequence ATGCGCTACATCTTTCTGGCGCTCATCCGTTTTTACCAGATCTGCATCTCCCCCCTTCTTCCCGGCTCCTGCCGGTTTCTTCCATCGTGCTCCGAGTACGCCCGGGAAGCATTCATCGTGCACGGCGCCTTCAAGGGGCTGCTGCTGACGTCGTGGCGTCTGCTGCGCTGTCAGCCCCTGTGCAAGGGGGGCTATGACCCCGTCCCCGCCCAATGGCCCGTTCTGAACCACAAAGCGAGACAGTAA
- the rnpA gene encoding ribonuclease P protein component yields the protein MRHLTWPRQRRLLKRPEYVKCFDQGSKHFTRNFILFGLLQPDRPSFKVGLTVSRKTGHAVTRNRVKRVLREFFRLHQDKVDLPLDIVVVPKRNLDPKSLNLALATDELLPALKHLQRKAAESSAERT from the coding sequence ATTAGGCATCTAACATGGCCGAGGCAGCGTCGGCTGCTGAAACGCCCCGAATATGTGAAGTGTTTTGATCAGGGTAGCAAACATTTCACTCGAAATTTTATACTTTTCGGGCTGCTGCAGCCGGACAGGCCCTCCTTCAAGGTGGGCCTGACGGTCAGCAGGAAAACGGGGCACGCAGTGACGCGCAACCGCGTTAAACGAGTGTTGCGCGAGTTTTTCAGGCTGCATCAGGACAAGGTGGACCTCCCGCTCGACATCGTCGTGGTCCCCAAGCGAAATCTCGATCCGAAAAGCCTGAACCTTGCCCTCGCCACGGACGAACTCCTGCCCGCGCTGAAACACCTGCAGCGCAAGGCGGCAGAGAGTTCCGCAGAGAGGACGTGA
- the rpmH gene encoding 50S ribosomal protein L34, translating into MKRTYQPSKIRRKRTHGFLVRSRTKNGRATIRRRRAKGRKRLGI; encoded by the coding sequence ATGAAACGCACTTATCAGCCCAGTAAGATCCGTCGCAAGCGTACCCACGGTTTCCTCGTGCGCTCCCGCACCAAAAACGGCCGCGCCACCATCCGTCGCCGCCGCGCGAAAGGACGCAAGAGATTAGGCATCTAA
- a CDS encoding lactate utilization protein, producing MENPTQIYWNLKLVAAAGALEKNGYEAKIVESKEEAATLIKDELLPSLAPKTVSWGGSLSFTATGLYHAIRDAGDYEIIDTYDKSLEGEAKIQRRREALDSDVYFTGTNALTENGWLVNLDMIGNRVAAMTFGPRNVVVVCGRNKLVPGLEEAMQRIKDYSAPVNAMRLDMKTPCRKTGVCHDCDSPERICNTWTIQEKCFPKGRIHVILVNEDLGF from the coding sequence ATGGAAAATCCCACCCAGATTTACTGGAATCTCAAGCTCGTCGCCGCCGCCGGAGCGCTTGAAAAGAACGGCTACGAAGCCAAGATAGTGGAGTCCAAGGAAGAGGCCGCAACCCTGATCAAGGATGAGCTGTTGCCTTCTCTCGCGCCCAAGACCGTTTCGTGGGGCGGTTCGCTTTCCTTTACCGCCACGGGACTCTACCACGCCATCCGTGATGCGGGCGACTACGAGATCATCGACACCTACGACAAGAGCCTCGAAGGTGAAGCGAAGATCCAGCGCCGGCGCGAAGCGCTCGACAGCGACGTCTATTTCACCGGCACCAACGCCCTGACGGAGAACGGCTGGCTGGTGAATCTCGACATGATCGGCAACCGCGTGGCAGCCATGACCTTCGGTCCTCGCAACGTGGTGGTGGTCTGCGGCCGGAACAAGCTGGTCCCGGGGCTTGAAGAGGCCATGCAGCGCATCAAGGATTACTCGGCTCCGGTCAACGCCATGCGCCTCGATATGAAGACTCCCTGTCGCAAGACCGGCGTCTGTCACGACTGCGACAGCCCCGAGCGCATCTGCAACACGTGGACGATTCAGGAAAAGTGTTTCCCCAAAGGACGCATCCACGTCATCCTCGTAAACGAAGACCTCGGATTCTAG
- a CDS encoding UPF0280 family protein — translation MKRIHSDPNRRYRDSVAPSGNEVRFQVAVEQTDLLVVAREDLSREVAGVVSGLRGSIKNHILFHPEFAESLVPVEVTDSAPEIVRAMATGSAPCGVGPMAAVAGTVAEFVAREFATRSPDIIVENGGDIFMHSTRERVVALLPDPESGASIGIRLTCDRFPLSVCSSSATIGHSLSLGAGELVTVAAKSGALADAAATALCNMLRNRSSINMLLAEAERLSAYGLEGVFAQVDGQVAAWGEVELVAVE, via the coding sequence GTGAAGCGGATTCATTCCGATCCGAACCGCAGGTACCGGGACTCTGTCGCGCCATCGGGGAACGAGGTCCGTTTTCAGGTGGCGGTTGAGCAGACCGACCTGTTGGTCGTGGCCCGTGAAGACCTCTCCCGCGAAGTGGCGGGGGTGGTCTCCGGGCTGCGCGGATCCATCAAGAACCATATCCTTTTCCATCCGGAATTCGCGGAATCGCTCGTGCCGGTCGAGGTGACCGATTCGGCTCCTGAAATTGTCCGGGCCATGGCGACCGGATCGGCTCCGTGCGGAGTCGGTCCCATGGCGGCGGTGGCCGGAACAGTGGCCGAGTTTGTGGCCCGCGAATTCGCAACGCGCTCGCCGGACATCATCGTGGAAAACGGTGGTGACATCTTCATGCACTCCACGCGGGAAAGAGTCGTGGCGCTGTTGCCGGATCCGGAATCCGGAGCGAGCATCGGCATTCGGCTCACCTGCGACCGTTTTCCGCTTTCCGTCTGTTCATCCAGCGCCACCATCGGTCATTCACTGAGTCTCGGAGCCGGGGAGCTGGTGACCGTGGCGGCGAAAAGCGGCGCGCTTGCGGATGCTGCCGCTACGGCGCTGTGCAACATGCTTCGCAACCGGTCTTCCATCAACATGCTTTTGGCTGAGGCAGAACGCCTGTCGGCCTACGGGCTCGAAGGCGTGTTCGCGCAGGTGGACGGGCAGGTCGCCGCCTGGGGCGAGGTGGAGCTGGTGGCTGTGGAGTAG